The proteins below come from a single Microbacterium sp. SLBN-154 genomic window:
- the groES gene encoding co-chaperone GroES, with protein sequence MTVSTQVSIKPLEDRIVIKQVEAEQTTSSGLVIPDTAKEKPQEGEVVAVGPGRIDDNGNRIPLDVAVGDRVIYSKYGGTEVKFGADEFLVLSARDVLAVVVR encoded by the coding sequence GTGACGGTTTCCACTCAGGTTTCCATCAAGCCGCTCGAGGACCGCATCGTCATCAAGCAGGTCGAGGCCGAGCAGACCACCTCGAGCGGTCTGGTCATTCCCGACACCGCCAAGGAGAAGCCCCAGGAGGGCGAGGTCGTGGCCGTCGGCCCCGGCCGCATCGACGACAACGGCAACCGGATCCCGCTCGACGTCGCCGTCGGCGACCGCGTGATCTACTCCAAGTACGGCGGCACCGAGGTCAAGTTCGGCGCGGACGAGTTCCTCGTCCTCTCCGCCCGCGACGTGCTGGCGGTCGTCGTCCGCTGA
- the rarD gene encoding EamA family transporter RarD, with translation MTRETTERAGGNAPPTDPTRERTLGAIYALAAYLIWGFLPLYFLLLEPTGAFEVVAWRILLSLVFCALLLAVTRGWGKFLVILRTRRLLLWTAVAGILIYINWQVFLIAALTGHVIETSLGYFINPIVTVLLGVVVLRERLRITQWVALAIAAVACIVIAVGYGAFPWIALSLAFSFGLYGLVKKQIGPSVDAVSGLTLETLWLTPVAAVVLVSVGVTSGITMGTAGVWHAVLLSLAGVVTATPLLFFAAGARRVPLSLIGLLQFVAPILQFLTGAFLLGEPMPLERWIGFSLVWIALVVLTVDSIRHARRGVSDVGAVT, from the coding sequence GTGACGCGCGAGACGACCGAAAGGGCCGGGGGAAACGCCCCGCCCACGGATCCGACACGCGAACGCACACTCGGCGCCATATATGCGCTGGCGGCCTACCTCATCTGGGGTTTCCTGCCGCTCTACTTCTTGCTGCTCGAACCGACGGGTGCGTTCGAGGTCGTCGCCTGGCGCATTCTGCTGTCGCTTGTGTTCTGCGCGCTGCTGCTCGCGGTCACGCGTGGCTGGGGGAAGTTCCTCGTCATCCTCCGCACCCGCCGGTTGCTGCTGTGGACGGCGGTCGCCGGCATCCTCATCTACATCAACTGGCAGGTGTTCCTGATCGCCGCCCTCACCGGGCATGTGATCGAGACGAGCCTGGGGTACTTCATCAACCCGATCGTCACCGTGCTGCTCGGTGTGGTGGTGCTGCGCGAGCGCCTGCGGATCACGCAGTGGGTCGCGCTCGCGATCGCCGCCGTCGCCTGCATCGTCATCGCCGTCGGCTACGGCGCCTTCCCGTGGATCGCGCTGTCTCTGGCGTTCTCCTTCGGTCTCTACGGTCTGGTGAAGAAGCAGATCGGCCCCTCCGTCGACGCTGTGAGCGGCCTCACGCTCGAAACCCTGTGGCTGACCCCCGTCGCCGCCGTCGTGCTGGTGAGCGTCGGGGTCACCTCGGGCATCACGATGGGCACGGCGGGTGTCTGGCACGCCGTGCTGCTGTCGCTGGCGGGCGTCGTGACCGCCACCCCCCTCCTCTTCTTCGCCGCCGGCGCGCGGCGCGTTCCGCTCAGCCTGATCGGACTGCTGCAGTTCGTCGCGCCCATCCTGCAGTTCCTCACCGGCGCGTTCCTCCTGGGCGAGCCGATGCCGCTCGAGCGATGGATCGGCTTCAGCCTCGTCTGGATCGCCCTCGTCGTGCTCACCGTCGACTCGATCCGTCACGCCCGCCGCGGAGTGTCGGATGTCGGCGCGGTGACCTGA
- a CDS encoding SDR family oxidoreductase gives MTRITVVGGTGLIGRKVTALLRTAGHEVRAASPSTGVDLVTGAGVDDALAGSSVVIDVSKPRTYDPDEVWRHIDLATRTLVAAETRAGVLHHVALSAVGTERDPQPIPFYRAKAHGEAILRGSGVPFSIVRATQFFEFGAQIGAQARAAGTDDVRVADAEVQPIAGDDVAVQLAGLADEAPSGGASEIAGPEVMALADFVSRCLAAIGDDQPVIADPRALYFGAAIERDELLPGENARIAPTRLSDWLT, from the coding sequence GTGACACGCATCACGGTCGTTGGCGGCACCGGTCTTATCGGGCGCAAGGTCACGGCGCTTCTGCGGACCGCCGGGCATGAGGTGCGCGCGGCCTCACCCTCGACCGGGGTCGACCTCGTCACGGGGGCGGGCGTGGACGACGCCCTCGCCGGGTCATCCGTCGTCATCGATGTGTCCAAACCCCGCACCTACGACCCCGACGAGGTCTGGCGGCACATCGACCTCGCCACGCGCACCCTCGTCGCAGCAGAGACGCGGGCGGGCGTCCTCCATCACGTCGCCCTGTCGGCGGTCGGAACCGAGCGCGATCCTCAGCCGATCCCCTTCTACCGGGCCAAGGCGCACGGCGAGGCGATTCTGCGCGGATCGGGGGTGCCGTTCTCGATCGTGCGGGCCACGCAGTTCTTCGAGTTCGGTGCGCAGATCGGCGCCCAGGCGCGCGCCGCAGGGACGGATGACGTGCGCGTCGCCGACGCCGAGGTGCAGCCGATCGCAGGCGACGACGTCGCGGTGCAGCTCGCGGGTCTCGCTGACGAGGCGCCGTCGGGCGGCGCCTCGGAGATCGCCGGGCCCGAGGTGATGGCCCTCGCCGACTTCGTCTCGCGCTGCCTGGCGGCGATCGGCGACGACCAACCCGTCATCGCCGACCCGCGCGCGCTCTACTTCGGCGCCGCCATCGAGCGTGACGAACTGCTCCCCGGCGAGAACGCCAGGATTGCGCCCACCCGGCTGTCGGACTGGCTGACCTGA
- a CDS encoding ABC transporter substrate-binding protein encodes MSVFTRSRKRTVLGAVALAGASALVLAGCSGGGGDTGGDSAEPSAAAPGEELALKIGTALPQTGNLAFLGPPEEAGVGYAASQINEVSEETGLTIDVVYGDSGDTDNKAYETEIPRLLGEDVSAIIGAASSGTSLQFIDQVVGAGVIQFSPANTSDAFTSYDDNGLYFRTAPSDVLQGEVLGNLIAEDGNQTLGMIVLNDSYGTGLAGYVTEAFEAAGGEVVAQPTYNTGDTNFDAQISEVLAADPDAIALITFEEVTTILPGLLGSFPADKLYFVDGNLSDFSEELEPGALTGAKGTLPGLSIDSIGDFTASLDEWVAAEGLPELTEYSYAAESFDAVVLLALASLAAGSTDPADIAENLITVSGGEGDGEKCTSFAECADIILGGGTADYDGVSGPITFDEVGDPTEASIGIYQYGEDNTYSAYEG; translated from the coding sequence ATGAGCGTCTTCACTCGCTCGCGCAAGCGCACCGTCCTCGGTGCCGTCGCGCTCGCAGGCGCCAGCGCCCTCGTCCTCGCCGGATGTTCCGGCGGCGGTGGCGACACCGGTGGCGACAGCGCTGAGCCGTCAGCCGCGGCACCCGGCGAAGAACTCGCCCTCAAGATCGGTACGGCCCTGCCGCAGACCGGTAACCTCGCCTTCCTCGGCCCGCCGGAAGAAGCCGGTGTCGGCTACGCCGCCTCGCAGATCAACGAGGTCTCCGAAGAGACCGGTCTGACGATCGACGTCGTCTACGGCGACTCGGGTGACACCGACAACAAGGCCTACGAGACCGAGATCCCCCGCCTCCTCGGCGAGGATGTCTCGGCCATCATCGGCGCCGCCTCGTCGGGCACGTCGCTGCAGTTCATCGACCAGGTCGTGGGCGCGGGCGTCATCCAGTTCTCGCCGGCCAACACCTCCGACGCGTTCACCTCGTACGACGACAACGGGCTGTACTTCCGCACCGCACCGTCCGACGTCCTGCAGGGTGAGGTGCTCGGCAACCTCATCGCCGAAGACGGCAACCAGACCCTCGGCATGATCGTCCTGAACGACTCGTACGGCACCGGCCTCGCCGGCTACGTCACCGAGGCGTTCGAGGCGGCCGGCGGCGAGGTCGTGGCCCAGCCGACGTACAACACCGGTGACACGAACTTCGACGCTCAGATCTCCGAGGTGCTCGCCGCCGACCCCGACGCGATCGCCCTGATCACGTTCGAAGAGGTCACGACGATCCTCCCGGGTCTGCTCGGCTCGTTCCCCGCCGACAAGCTGTACTTCGTCGACGGCAACCTGTCCGACTTCAGCGAGGAGCTCGAGCCCGGTGCCCTCACCGGGGCGAAGGGCACGCTGCCCGGTCTCTCGATCGACTCGATCGGTGACTTCACCGCATCGCTCGACGAGTGGGTCGCGGCCGAGGGCCTGCCCGAGCTCACCGAGTACAGCTACGCTGCCGAGTCGTTCGACGCGGTCGTGCTGCTGGCTCTCGCGTCGCTCGCCGCGGGGTCGACCGACCCGGCCGACATCGCCGAGAACCTCATCACCGTCTCCGGTGGCGAGGGCGATGGTGAGAAGTGCACCAGCTTCGCGGAGTGCGCCGACATCATCCTCGGTGGCGGGACGGCCGACTACGACGGCGTCTCGGGTCCGATCACCTTCGACGAGGTCGGCGACCCGACCGAGGCGTCGATCGGCATCTACCAGTACGGCGAGGACAACACCTACTCGGCGTACGAGGGCTGA
- a CDS encoding ABC transporter ATP-binding protein — protein sequence MSTPTETGAATATGTPVVFVDDVHAGYLPGVNILNGCSLVAHQGELIGIIGPNGAGKSTLLKAIFGQVNIRKGTVTLEGDDITGLKANKLVARGVGFIPQTNNVFPSLTIEENLQMGLYQRPSAYKERLEFVTGIFSELGKRLKQRAGSLSGGERQMVAMSRALMMNPKVLLLDEPSAGLSPVRQDEAFIRVSEINKAGVTCIMVEQNARRCLQICDRGYVLDQGRDAYTGTGRELLNDPKVTELYLGTLGA from the coding sequence GTGAGCACCCCCACCGAGACCGGCGCGGCCACGGCCACCGGAACCCCCGTCGTCTTCGTCGACGATGTCCACGCGGGCTACCTTCCCGGCGTGAACATCCTGAACGGATGCTCGCTGGTCGCCCACCAGGGCGAGCTGATCGGCATCATCGGGCCCAACGGTGCGGGCAAGTCCACGCTCTTGAAGGCGATCTTCGGGCAGGTGAACATCCGGAAGGGCACCGTCACGCTCGAGGGCGACGACATCACCGGTCTGAAGGCCAACAAGCTCGTCGCACGCGGGGTGGGCTTCATCCCGCAGACCAACAACGTCTTCCCCAGCCTCACCATCGAGGAGAACCTCCAGATGGGGCTCTATCAGCGCCCGAGTGCCTACAAGGAGCGCCTGGAGTTCGTGACCGGCATCTTCTCCGAGCTCGGCAAGCGGCTGAAGCAGCGCGCTGGATCGCTCTCGGGCGGTGAGCGTCAGATGGTGGCGATGAGCCGTGCGCTGATGATGAACCCCAAGGTGCTGCTCCTCGACGAGCCGTCGGCGGGCCTCTCCCCCGTTCGGCAGGACGAGGCGTTCATCCGGGTCTCGGAGATCAACAAGGCCGGTGTGACCTGCATCATGGTGGAGCAGAACGCGCGCCGCTGTCTGCAGATCTGCGACCGCGGGTACGTCCTCGACCAGGGGCGCGACGCTTACACCGGCACCGGTCGTGAACTGCTGAACGACCCCAAGGTCACCGAGCTCTACCTCGGCACGCTCGGCGCCTGA
- a CDS encoding ABC transporter ATP-binding protein, protein MAAPTPRAKTTGLHKGDVRPGVPKVDPILVADGVQRSFGGVNAVDVEHLEIPRGAITALIGPNGAGKTTLFNLLTGFDKPNTGTWSFEGKNLSGIPAYRVSRMGLVRTFQLTKALGLLTVMENMKLGATGQRGEKFWASLFPPLWRKQDAEIEQRAEGLLKKFKLDAKSADFAASLSGGQRKLLEMARALMTQPTLVMLDEPMAGVNPALTQSLLDHILDLKDEGMTVLFVEHDMHMVRHIADWVVVMAEGRIVAEGDPTSVMKNPAVIDAYLGAHQELDLGVVTGRIPVVEADAGTDAAASASYSAQTLVDEGLAEEEQQEEHK, encoded by the coding sequence ATGGCCGCCCCCACGCCGCGCGCGAAGACCACCGGTCTCCACAAAGGCGACGTGCGCCCCGGGGTGCCGAAGGTCGACCCGATCCTCGTCGCCGACGGCGTGCAGCGCTCGTTCGGCGGCGTCAACGCCGTCGATGTCGAGCACCTCGAGATCCCGCGGGGCGCCATCACGGCGCTCATCGGACCGAACGGCGCCGGCAAGACCACCCTGTTCAACCTGCTGACCGGATTCGACAAGCCCAACACGGGCACGTGGAGCTTCGAGGGGAAGAACCTCTCCGGCATCCCGGCCTATCGTGTGTCGCGCATGGGACTGGTCCGCACCTTCCAGCTGACCAAGGCCCTCGGTCTCCTCACCGTCATGGAGAACATGAAGCTCGGCGCGACCGGGCAGCGCGGGGAGAAGTTCTGGGCCTCGCTCTTCCCGCCGCTGTGGCGCAAGCAGGACGCCGAGATCGAGCAGCGCGCCGAGGGTCTGCTGAAGAAGTTCAAGCTCGACGCCAAGTCGGCCGACTTCGCCGCGAGCCTCTCGGGCGGTCAGCGCAAGCTCCTCGAGATGGCCCGGGCCCTCATGACGCAGCCGACGCTGGTCATGCTCGATGAGCCGATGGCCGGGGTGAACCCGGCGCTGACCCAGTCGCTCCTGGATCACATCCTCGACCTCAAGGACGAGGGGATGACGGTGCTCTTCGTCGAGCACGACATGCACATGGTCCGGCACATCGCCGACTGGGTGGTCGTCATGGCCGAGGGACGTATCGTCGCCGAAGGCGACCCGACATCCGTCATGAAGAATCCCGCGGTCATCGACGCCTATCTCGGCGCGCACCAGGAGCTCGATCTCGGTGTCGTCACCGGGCGCATCCCCGTCGTGGAGGCGGATGCGGGAACGGATGCCGCGGCGTCGGCGTCGTACAGCGCGCAGACGCTCGTCGACGAAGGCCTGGCCGAGGAAGAGCAGCAGGAGGAGCACAAGTGA
- a CDS encoding branched-chain amino acid ABC transporter permease, whose translation MDWLQILSNTASSILSPATIGYALAALGLAVHFGYTGLINMGIAGFMAIGAYGYAIGVLTFGLEWWLAALLGLVASAVFAVILGIPTLRLRGDYLAIVTIAAAEVVRLLFLTTAFDEYTGSADGLSGYHASFRGANPIPDGTYGFGPFTYNETQWWVRIMGLLTLAFAVLVVWMLTRSPWGRTIKGIREDEDAVRALGKNVYAYKMQSLILGGVLAAAGGIVYALPSAVSPGVYVTSLTFFVWTALLLGGAATVFGPLLGSLIFWVLQTFLSNVLPALVAAGILPFMTQIQAGTLRFIIVGVALMLLVIFMPQGILGNKKELTFVR comes from the coding sequence ATGGACTGGCTGCAGATCCTCTCCAACACCGCCTCCTCGATTCTGAGTCCGGCGACCATCGGCTACGCCCTCGCGGCGCTCGGTCTCGCGGTGCACTTCGGCTACACCGGCTTGATCAACATGGGTATCGCCGGGTTCATGGCGATCGGGGCATACGGCTACGCGATCGGCGTGCTCACCTTCGGACTGGAGTGGTGGCTCGCCGCGCTCCTGGGCCTCGTGGCATCGGCCGTCTTCGCCGTCATCCTCGGCATCCCGACGCTGCGACTGCGCGGTGACTATCTCGCAATCGTCACGATCGCGGCGGCCGAGGTGGTGCGACTGCTCTTCCTCACCACCGCGTTCGACGAGTACACCGGCTCGGCCGACGGGCTCAGCGGGTATCACGCGAGCTTCCGCGGGGCGAACCCCATCCCCGACGGGACGTACGGCTTCGGACCCTTCACCTACAACGAGACCCAGTGGTGGGTGCGGATCATGGGGCTTCTCACCCTCGCATTCGCCGTTCTCGTGGTGTGGATGCTGACCCGCAGCCCCTGGGGCCGCACGATCAAGGGCATCCGCGAGGACGAAGACGCCGTGCGCGCGCTCGGCAAGAACGTCTACGCGTACAAGATGCAGTCCCTCATCCTGGGTGGTGTGCTCGCCGCGGCGGGCGGCATCGTGTACGCCCTCCCCTCGGCGGTCAGCCCCGGTGTGTACGTGACCTCGCTGACGTTCTTCGTGTGGACGGCGCTTCTGTTGGGCGGTGCGGCGACGGTGTTCGGCCCGCTCCTCGGATCGCTGATCTTCTGGGTGCTCCAGACGTTCCTCTCCAACGTCCTCCCGGCGTTGGTGGCGGCGGGCATCCTTCCCTTCATGACCCAGATCCAGGCGGGAACGCTGCGCTTCATCATCGTGGGCGTCGCGCTCATGCTCCTCGTGATCTTCATGCCGCAGGGCATCCTCGGCAACAAGAAGGAGCTGACCTTTGTCCGATAA
- a CDS encoding branched-chain amino acid ABC transporter permease, with translation MLMGIFVSSVPAFATDSENPYRISGNVQLDGEPLEGVRLVIDGPGGEQEVETDENGQWRVGVPERGETYTVTLDEETLPEGIAVVDPEDDSPNIKEVEMGQGGRATVNFFIGEGERNVTGFFDQFVQRIIQGLSFGLMLALAAIGLSLVYGTTGISNFAHGEMVTFGAVMAAVLVGPASLALPWWLGFPVAVVLSALLGLVMDMALWRPLRRRRVGIVQLMIVSIGLSLAMRYTFQFFIGGGTIQLPGSNAPRIPLFGTVELSVIDIASLAISIIVIVAFALWLTRSRIGKATRAISDNPSLAAASGIDVDFVVRIVWILAGALAGLAGILYAYYRPGIRWDMGAQILLLMFAAVILGGLGTAYGALVGAIIVGIVVEVSSLWIPSDLKYASALFILIVILLFRPQGILGRRERIG, from the coding sequence ATGCTCATGGGCATCTTCGTGTCATCCGTTCCCGCCTTCGCCACGGATTCCGAGAACCCGTATCGCATCAGCGGCAACGTCCAGCTCGACGGCGAGCCCCTCGAAGGGGTGCGCCTCGTCATCGACGGGCCCGGCGGCGAGCAGGAGGTCGAGACCGACGAGAACGGCCAGTGGCGGGTCGGGGTGCCCGAGCGGGGTGAGACCTACACCGTCACCCTCGACGAGGAGACGCTCCCCGAGGGCATCGCCGTGGTCGACCCCGAGGACGACTCCCCCAACATCAAGGAAGTCGAGATGGGGCAGGGTGGCCGCGCGACGGTCAACTTCTTCATCGGCGAGGGCGAGCGAAACGTCACCGGGTTCTTCGACCAGTTCGTCCAGCGGATCATCCAGGGTCTGAGCTTCGGCCTCATGCTGGCCCTCGCGGCCATCGGGCTCTCCCTCGTCTACGGCACCACCGGCATCTCCAACTTCGCCCACGGCGAGATGGTGACCTTCGGGGCGGTGATGGCCGCGGTCCTCGTGGGGCCGGCGAGCCTGGCGCTGCCGTGGTGGCTCGGGTTCCCGGTCGCGGTGGTGCTGAGCGCCCTCCTCGGGCTCGTGATGGACATGGCGCTCTGGCGACCGTTGCGGCGCAGGCGCGTGGGCATCGTGCAGCTCATGATCGTGTCGATCGGCCTCTCGCTGGCGATGCGCTACACCTTCCAGTTCTTCATCGGCGGTGGCACCATCCAGCTCCCGGGCTCCAACGCCCCCCGCATCCCGCTCTTCGGCACGGTCGAGCTCAGCGTCATCGACATCGCGTCGCTGGCGATCTCGATCATCGTCATCGTCGCCTTCGCGCTGTGGCTGACCCGCTCTCGGATCGGCAAGGCGACACGGGCGATCTCGGACAATCCGTCGCTCGCAGCGGCATCCGGAATTGATGTGGACTTCGTGGTCCGCATCGTCTGGATCCTCGCCGGCGCCCTGGCCGGCCTCGCCGGCATCCTGTACGCGTATTACCGTCCGGGCATCCGCTGGGACATGGGAGCGCAGATCCTGCTGCTGATGTTCGCCGCCGTGATCCTCGGTGGCCTCGGCACCGCCTACGGCGCGCTCGTCGGCGCGATCATCGTGGGTATCGTCGTCGAGGTCTCGAGCCTGTGGATCCCGTCGGACCTGAAGTACGCCAGCGCGCTGTTCATCCTCATCGTGATCCTGCTGTTCCGACCACAGGGAATCCTGGGCCGGCGAGAGAGAATAGGTTAG
- the guaB gene encoding IMP dehydrogenase produces MENDPFGFVGLTYDDVLLLPGHTDVIPSEADTSSRVTRRITVATPLLSSAMDTVTEARMAIAIAREGGIGIIHRNLSIEEQAAMVDRVKRSESGMISDPITTTPDATIEEVDALCAKYRISGLPVVDAEGQLVGIVTNRDMRFVSGFERQTTLVKDVMTTEGLITARVGIGANDVIALFAKHRVEKLPLIDDDGKLAGLITIKDFDKSEKYPLATKDEQGRLRVGAAIGFFGDAWQRAEALRDKGVDVLVVDTANGQSAGVIDIVRRLKADPSFAGVDVIGGNVATREGAQALIDAGVDAVKVGVGPGSICTTRVVAGVGVPQVTAIYEASLAARAAGVPIIADGGLQYSGDIAKALVAGADTVMLGSLLAGTDESPGEIVFQSGKQFKQYRGMGSLGALQTRGKKTSYSKDRYFQADVPNDDKLIPEGIEGQVPYRGPVSAVAYQLVGGLRQSMFYVGARTIDELKAKGKFVRITSAGLKESHPHDVQIVVEAPNYKR; encoded by the coding sequence ATGGAAAACGATCCCTTCGGCTTCGTCGGTCTGACCTATGACGACGTGCTGCTGCTTCCCGGTCACACCGACGTCATCCCGAGCGAGGCGGACACCTCCTCGCGCGTGACCCGTCGGATCACGGTCGCCACCCCGCTCCTCTCGAGCGCGATGGACACCGTCACCGAAGCCCGCATGGCGATCGCCATCGCGCGTGAGGGCGGGATCGGCATCATCCATCGCAATCTCTCCATCGAGGAGCAGGCGGCGATGGTGGATCGGGTCAAGCGCAGCGAGTCGGGGATGATCTCCGACCCCATCACCACCACCCCCGACGCCACGATCGAAGAGGTCGACGCGCTGTGCGCGAAGTACCGCATCTCGGGGCTGCCGGTGGTCGACGCCGAGGGGCAGCTCGTCGGCATCGTCACCAATCGCGACATGCGGTTCGTCTCGGGCTTCGAGCGTCAGACGACGCTGGTGAAGGACGTGATGACGACGGAGGGGCTCATCACCGCGCGGGTCGGGATCGGCGCGAACGACGTCATCGCCCTCTTCGCCAAGCACCGCGTCGAGAAGCTGCCGCTCATCGACGACGACGGCAAGCTCGCGGGCCTGATAACCATCAAGGACTTCGACAAGAGCGAGAAGTACCCCCTCGCGACCAAGGACGAGCAGGGGCGCCTGCGCGTCGGAGCGGCGATCGGCTTCTTCGGCGACGCGTGGCAGCGCGCCGAGGCGCTTCGCGACAAGGGCGTGGACGTGCTCGTGGTCGACACCGCCAACGGCCAGTCTGCCGGGGTCATCGACATCGTGCGTCGCCTCAAGGCCGACCCGTCGTTCGCGGGCGTCGACGTCATCGGCGGCAATGTCGCGACGCGGGAGGGCGCGCAGGCTCTCATCGACGCCGGCGTGGACGCCGTCAAGGTCGGTGTCGGACCGGGCTCGATCTGCACCACCCGGGTGGTCGCGGGCGTGGGCGTGCCGCAGGTGACGGCGATCTACGAAGCATCCCTCGCCGCCCGCGCGGCGGGCGTGCCGATCATCGCCGACGGCGGCCTGCAGTATTCGGGTGACATCGCCAAGGCGCTCGTCGCCGGAGCGGACACCGTCATGCTCGGCTCGCTCCTCGCCGGCACCGACGAGTCGCCGGGCGAGATCGTCTTCCAGAGCGGCAAGCAGTTCAAGCAGTACCGCGGCATGGGGTCGCTCGGCGCTCTGCAGACGCGCGGCAAGAAGACCTCGTACTCGAAGGACCGCTACTTCCAGGCCGACGTGCCCAACGACGACAAGCTCATCCCCGAGGGGATCGAGGGTCAGGTCCCCTATCGCGGCCCGGTGTCGGCGGTGGCCTACCAGCTCGTCGGCGGCCTCCGGCAGTCGATGTTCTACGTCGGCGCCCGCACGATCGACGAGCTGAAGGCCAAGGGCAAGTTCGTGCGCATCACATCCGCGGGGCTCAAGGAGTCGCACCCGCACGACGTGCAGATCGTCGTGGAGGCTCCGAACTACAAGCGCTGA
- a CDS encoding endonuclease domain-containing protein, translating to MNLLQWLASRDGIAHRADILAAGFALPSLQSFVRSGFGTLIRRAWVATSDADPALVLAARAGGRVSCVSLANRRQWWVASPPSRVHLHLPPHAASAHLTGPIDATLHWTKPLLPAPRSLYAEVEDALQHIAGCLPNDDALVLWESAVRVEKLAPEYLRSLPWTSKAARELAEAVTGLSDSGLETLLVVPLRRWGVNIRQQVWLAGRPVDIVVGEKLVIQLDGWQFHSSAAQRGKDIAHDAELRLRGYTVLRFGYAQVVHDRETVFRVIRRAIAARLHLAA from the coding sequence GTGAACCTCCTGCAGTGGCTAGCCTCCCGTGACGGCATCGCTCATCGCGCTGACATCCTCGCCGCGGGTTTCGCCCTCCCGTCGCTGCAGTCGTTCGTCCGCAGCGGCTTCGGCACTCTCATCCGCCGGGCATGGGTGGCGACATCCGATGCCGACCCCGCTCTCGTTCTTGCGGCCCGCGCCGGCGGGCGGGTGTCATGCGTCTCGCTGGCGAACCGTCGCCAATGGTGGGTGGCTTCCCCTCCTTCCAGGGTGCACCTGCACCTCCCCCCGCATGCCGCTTCGGCCCACCTCACCGGCCCGATCGACGCGACGTTGCACTGGACGAAACCCCTGCTTCCCGCACCGCGATCGTTGTACGCCGAGGTCGAAGATGCGCTGCAGCACATCGCCGGCTGCCTTCCGAACGACGACGCTCTGGTGCTCTGGGAGTCGGCCGTGCGCGTGGAGAAGCTCGCGCCGGAGTACCTGCGCTCGCTGCCCTGGACCTCGAAGGCGGCGCGCGAACTGGCCGAGGCTGTCACGGGGCTGTCCGACTCCGGGCTCGAGACCCTGCTCGTCGTGCCGCTCCGGCGCTGGGGTGTCAATATTCGACAGCAGGTGTGGCTCGCGGGGCGGCCCGTCGACATCGTCGTGGGCGAGAAGCTCGTCATCCAGCTCGACGGGTGGCAGTTCCATTCTTCGGCCGCTCAGCGCGGGAAGGACATCGCTCACGACGCTGAGCTGCGTCTGCGGGGATACACGGTGCTGCGCTTCGGCTACGCACAGGTCGTGCACGACCGGGAGACGGTGTTCCGTGTCATCCGCCGGGCCATCGCCGCCCGCCTTCACCTCGCCGCGTGA
- a CDS encoding TMEM175 family protein, translating into MIRGKAHPEATVGATRLAAFADGVFAIAATLLVLDLTTHTFGTIQSNAELWGALAAMVPQFFNFALSFLLLCLLWMTHVEQFEWIVRVDGVMIWLNNVRLLFIVVVPFATGLTTEYSTYTAGRVLMPITFFLAILTSWLQWSWAVRRRADLMPDLSDGDARAYGRGALSAVIISVVVVVASPWIGSAAFLLFLLDGPLTRLLRGR; encoded by the coding sequence GTGATCAGGGGGAAGGCCCACCCGGAGGCGACGGTCGGCGCGACGCGCCTGGCCGCCTTCGCCGACGGGGTCTTCGCGATCGCGGCGACCCTGCTCGTGCTGGATCTCACGACCCACACCTTCGGCACCATCCAGAGCAACGCAGAGCTCTGGGGGGCGTTGGCCGCGATGGTGCCGCAGTTCTTCAACTTCGCCCTGAGCTTCCTGCTCCTGTGCCTGCTGTGGATGACGCACGTCGAGCAGTTCGAGTGGATCGTCCGAGTCGACGGCGTGATGATCTGGCTGAACAACGTCCGGCTCCTCTTCATCGTCGTCGTCCCCTTCGCCACCGGCCTCACCACCGAGTACTCGACGTACACGGCCGGACGCGTGCTCATGCCGATCACGTTCTTCCTGGCGATCCTCACCAGCTGGTTGCAGTGGTCGTGGGCGGTGCGCCGCCGCGCCGACCTCATGCCGGACCTTTCCGACGGCGATGCACGTGCCTACGGTCGCGGGGCGCTCAGCGCGGTGATCATCTCGGTCGTCGTCGTCGTCGCCTCGCCGTGGATCGGGTCAGCCGCCTTCCTGCTCTTCCTCCTCGACGGGCCCCTCACGCGGCTGCTGCGGGGACGCTGA
- a CDS encoding DUF2277 domain-containing protein, whose product MCRNIHTLHNFEPAASSDEVHAAALQYVRKIAGTTKPSKANQEAFDRAVAEIAHVTQHLLDDLVTTAPPKNREEEAAKARARAVASGRYQVA is encoded by the coding sequence ATGTGTCGGAACATCCACACCCTCCACAACTTCGAGCCCGCCGCCTCGTCGGACGAGGTGCACGCCGCCGCGCTGCAGTACGTGCGGAAGATCGCCGGGACGACCAAGCCCTCGAAGGCCAACCAGGAGGCCTTCGACCGGGCGGTCGCCGAGATCGCCCACGTCACGCAGCACCTGCTGGACGACCTCGTCACCACGGCGCCCCCGAAGAACCGTGAGGAAGAAGCAGCCAAGGCCCGCGCCCGCGCGGTGGCGTCGGGGCGCTATCAGGTCGCCTGA